From Pusillibacter faecalis, one genomic window encodes:
- the fliP gene encoding flagellar type III secretion system pore protein FliP (The bacterial flagellar biogenesis protein FliP forms a type III secretion system (T3SS)-type pore required for flagellar assembly.), with protein MSEGFININGDHVQTLEILFLTTVIALLPSLLVMMTSFTRYVISFSFLRSAIGTQQTPPNIVLIGIALFLTYFTMQPVFAQIRTEAYEPYAAEEISQEEFLSRAEVPLKEFMLRNTKTTTLTMFCDLAHVDLGAEIDTETAMELPLRVVVPSFMTCELQRAFMIGLVLYIPFMLIDIVVSSTLMSMGMIMLPPSMISMPFKLLLFVTINGWELLFSNLVKSFH; from the coding sequence GTGAGCGAAGGATTCATCAATATCAACGGCGATCATGTGCAGACGCTGGAAATTTTGTTTCTCACCACTGTCATCGCCCTCCTTCCCTCCCTGCTGGTGATGATGACCTCTTTCACCAGATATGTCATCTCCTTCTCCTTTTTGCGTTCGGCAATTGGGACGCAGCAGACACCGCCTAACATTGTGCTGATCGGAATCGCGCTGTTTTTGACGTATTTTACCATGCAGCCGGTATTTGCTCAGATCCGCACAGAGGCCTACGAACCATATGCCGCGGAGGAAATCTCCCAGGAAGAATTTCTGAGCCGGGCAGAGGTTCCTTTAAAGGAGTTCATGCTCCGCAACACAAAGACAACCACGCTGACCATGTTCTGCGACCTGGCCCATGTAGATTTAGGGGCAGAGATAGACACAGAGACAGCGATGGAGCTGCCGCTGCGCGTGGTTGTACCGTCATTTATGACCTGCGAATTGCAGCGGGCTTTCATGATCGGACTGGTGCTTTATATTCCATTCATGCTGATTGACATTGTTGTTTCCTCTACCTTGATGTCTATGGGCATGATTATGCTGCCGCCGTCCATGATCTCAATGCCGTTCAAGCTGCTCCTTTTTGTTACGATCAATGGCTGGGAACTGCTTTTTTCCAATTTGGTGAAAAGCTTTCATTAG
- the fliQ gene encoding flagellar biosynthesis protein FliQ — MDTTVVMSLMRDAVGVTLKLGGPMLLLSMLVGVVVAVLQAVTQIHEQTISFALKLIVVVLVLLVGGGWMLETLQDYTKELFAMIAA, encoded by the coding sequence ATGGATACGACAGTTGTAATGAGCCTGATGCGAGATGCAGTGGGAGTGACGCTGAAGCTTGGCGGTCCGATGCTGCTTTTGAGCATGCTGGTAGGTGTTGTGGTCGCGGTTTTACAGGCGGTGACACAGATTCATGAACAGACGATATCGTTTGCTTTGAAGCTGATTGTTGTGGTGCTGGTGCTGTTGGTCGGCGGCGGTTGGATGCTGGAAACCCTGCAGGACTATACGAAGGAGTTATTTGCCATGATTGCCGCTTAG
- a CDS encoding response regulator, which translates to MAKKILLVDDAAFMRKMIKDTLSKNGYTDLYEAVDGADAVEKYSEIKPDLVIMDITMPNMDGLEALKAIRSKDSGANVVMCSAMGQEGMVMDAVRSGAKDFIVKPFKPDRVLKTVNNILGTP; encoded by the coding sequence ATGGCTAAGAAAATTTTGCTGGTGGATGACGCCGCTTTTATGCGGAAAATGATCAAGGATACGCTGAGCAAAAACGGCTACACGGATTTGTATGAGGCCGTTGACGGGGCGGATGCGGTGGAAAAGTACAGTGAGATCAAGCCGGACCTGGTGATTATGGATATCACTATGCCAAATATGGATGGTCTGGAGGCGCTTAAGGCAATCAGAAGCAAGGATAGCGGCGCAAATGTGGTCATGTGTTCCGCCATGGGACAAGAGGGGATGGTGATGGATGCAGTCCGCTCAGGAGCGAAGGACTTTATTGTAAAGCCCTTCAAGCCGGATCGTGTTCTGAAGACCGTGAACAATATTTTAGGAACCCCTTGA
- the fliN gene encoding flagellar motor switch protein FliN, with the protein MKKELFSPMEIDAIGEMMNISLGSSATAVSNLLDQRVDITTPEVSVVEVEDFSIGNLEPAMGVEIKYVEGLEGSNIMLLRRSDIKVIVDILMGGETPEEEFELNDLTISAVCEVMNQMMGAASTAMSDFLGFPVNISTPVPFELENLQEFKENHLPQGAKTIVVVRFSLKIEKALESEFMNVMSVSLAKELLAGLGLEEEDDSSAAAEPPAASGGGKQLSQEEIEKLLAAEQSGKEPPSAQETPSGSGGGKQLSQEEIEKMMAGSWGEAPAESPQQLSSAPSEPAGQSAQAPPASSEPAVHQAMPTPAPVQNGNPSEGTTMGGYPPYYPYPPYPYPLPVQVGAAPPEPKVINTMPVDMPEMDAQETLGKEQAENLDLIMEVPLQITVEIGRTQRKVQEILGFSKGSLVVLDKLAGDQVDLFVNGKCIAKGDVVVIDDNFGIRITEIVKKPGLMDSIKK; encoded by the coding sequence ATGAAGAAAGAACTATTTAGCCCGATGGAGATTGATGCCATCGGGGAAATGATGAACATCAGCCTTGGCTCCTCGGCGACAGCGGTTTCCAATCTGCTGGATCAAAGAGTGGACATCACAACGCCAGAGGTCTCTGTGGTGGAGGTGGAGGATTTTTCCATTGGAAACCTGGAACCGGCCATGGGTGTGGAGATCAAGTATGTGGAAGGTCTGGAGGGCAGCAATATCATGCTGCTGCGCCGGAGTGACATTAAAGTAATTGTTGATATCCTGATGGGAGGCGAAACCCCGGAGGAGGAGTTTGAACTCAATGACCTGACCATTAGTGCGGTCTGTGAGGTCATGAACCAGATGATGGGCGCAGCTTCCACGGCGATGTCGGATTTTTTGGGGTTCCCGGTCAATATTTCCACCCCGGTTCCCTTTGAGCTGGAAAACCTGCAGGAATTTAAAGAGAACCATTTGCCGCAAGGGGCCAAGACCATTGTGGTGGTTCGTTTTTCTCTGAAAATCGAAAAGGCGCTGGAGAGCGAGTTCATGAATGTCATGAGTGTCTCTCTGGCTAAGGAGCTGTTGGCGGGTCTGGGTCTGGAAGAGGAGGACGACAGCTCGGCTGCCGCAGAGCCTCCGGCGGCCTCCGGCGGTGGAAAGCAGCTAAGCCAGGAAGAGATTGAAAAACTTCTGGCAGCGGAACAGAGCGGGAAAGAACCACCGTCCGCCCAGGAGACGCCTTCCGGCTCCGGCGGCGGAAAGCAGCTGAGCCAGGAGGAGATTGAAAAGATGATGGCAGGGAGCTGGGGAGAGGCCCCGGCGGAGTCCCCGCAGCAGCTGTCATCCGCCCCTTCGGAACCGGCAGGTCAGTCGGCGCAGGCGCCGCCTGCATCTTCAGAGCCGGCAGTGCATCAAGCGATGCCGACACCGGCCCCTGTGCAGAACGGGAACCCGTCCGAAGGGACGACCATGGGCGGATATCCCCCGTACTACCCATATCCACCCTATCCTTATCCTCTCCCGGTTCAAGTGGGGGCCGCGCCTCCCGAGCCGAAGGTGATCAACACCATGCCTGTCGATATGCCGGAAATGGACGCACAGGAGACGCTTGGAAAGGAACAGGCGGAAAATCTGGACCTGATCATGGAGGTCCCGCTGCAGATTACCGTGGAGATCGGGCGGACCCAGAGAAAAGTGCAGGAAATCCTGGGCTTTTCCAAGGGCTCTCTTGTTGTGCTGGATAAGCTGGCAGGAGACCAGGTGGATTTGTTCGTGAACGGAAAGTGCATCGCAAAGGGGGATGTGGTTGTCATTGATGACAACTTTGGAATCCGCATCACGGAGATTGTCAAAAAGCCCGGGCTGATGGACAGTATCAAGAAGTAA
- a CDS encoding FliO/MopB family protein: MLDSDISALLWLLFCIIAVLLLACWVTRRIAGGMPVAHVKRAGKQIEILAQTTLGKSEALIMVQAGTRCFLLGVTANAITVLAEFTEAEAAILREKPEDPENGGKPGFIEVLQKSLQQQRR; the protein is encoded by the coding sequence ATGCTGGATTCTGATATTTCTGCTCTGCTATGGCTCCTTTTTTGCATCATAGCAGTTCTGCTCCTAGCTTGTTGGGTGACGCGGCGGATCGCAGGGGGGATGCCGGTAGCTCATGTCAAAAGAGCCGGGAAGCAGATAGAAATTCTCGCACAGACCACCCTTGGGAAAAGTGAGGCGCTGATTATGGTGCAGGCCGGCACACGCTGCTTCCTTCTGGGCGTCACGGCCAACGCCATCACAGTGCTGGCCGAATTTACCGAGGCAGAGGCGGCGATCCTGAGAGAGAAGCCGGAAGATCCGGAAAACGGCGGGAAGCCAGGATTTATCGAAGTGCTTCAAAAAAGCCTGCAACAACAGCGGAGGTGA
- the fliM gene encoding flagellar motor switch protein FliM: MAEVLSQSQIDALLNAVRSGEKDLNEPAEEQQEKKYRKYDFSSPRKFTKDRIKMLNGIFENYARIINSRLNARLRFNGEITVESIEEQRYYEFSNALTEGDVLALVNASVKGKAEDTPVMFYLSTTTALSMMDRLLGGDGAVDEAWTTEYSYTDLELRLYEDLVNDMVSVMGSSWENYIPIQFSYSKTDVNPTLSQIIGLDEIVIIVDMKMQFSDASGRMSICLPGEMLSNIFAEISKENPIRKAAAEDKAEEIFDSLRDSTLEIVSTLGQAQLSLRDIYHLNVGDVIDLGRSKQSSIYLDIGGYHWFTGKMGTHKKNMAVRIDEVCYQAEQRSEEAI, from the coding sequence ATGGCAGAAGTATTATCACAAAGTCAAATAGATGCTCTGCTGAATGCGGTTCGCAGCGGTGAAAAGGATTTGAACGAACCTGCGGAGGAACAGCAGGAGAAGAAATACCGGAAATACGATTTCAGCAGTCCAAGGAAATTTACCAAGGACCGGATCAAGATGCTGAATGGTATTTTTGAAAACTATGCCCGCATCATTAATTCCCGGCTGAATGCGAGACTGCGCTTTAACGGCGAGATCACCGTGGAGAGCATTGAGGAGCAGCGGTATTATGAATTCTCCAACGCTCTGACGGAAGGCGATGTTCTGGCGCTTGTGAACGCATCTGTGAAGGGGAAGGCGGAGGACACACCGGTAATGTTCTATCTCTCCACCACCACCGCCTTGAGCATGATGGACCGGCTGCTGGGCGGCGATGGAGCGGTGGATGAGGCGTGGACCACCGAGTATAGCTACACGGATTTAGAGCTGCGGCTGTATGAAGATCTGGTGAACGACATGGTGTCCGTCATGGGGAGCAGCTGGGAGAATTACATACCCATCCAATTTTCCTACAGCAAAACGGATGTCAACCCCACATTGAGCCAGATCATCGGGCTGGATGAAATTGTCATCATCGTGGATATGAAGATGCAGTTCAGTGATGCGTCCGGACGGATGAGCATCTGTCTGCCGGGAGAGATGCTGAGTAATATTTTTGCAGAGATCAGCAAGGAAAACCCCATCCGCAAGGCGGCGGCAGAGGACAAGGCAGAAGAGATCTTTGACAGCCTGCGGGACTCCACGCTGGAAATTGTGTCCACATTGGGACAGGCACAGCTCTCCCTGCGGGATATCTATCATCTGAACGTGGGAGATGTGATTGACCTGGGACGGTCCAAGCAGTCCTCTATCTACCTGGACATCGGCGGCTACCACTGGTTTACAGGCAAAATGGGAACGCACAAAAAAAATATGGCAGTCAGGATAGATGAGGTATGCTATCAGGCTGAACAAAGGAGCGAAGAGGCAATATGA
- a CDS encoding OmpA/MotB family protein yields the protein MTDGERGKAALKNLKGKKNRGGGANWMDTYGDMVTLLLCFFVLLYSMSTISEENWKALVMSFNPLATETLTVTPGGDGPNADADEAGGPVDLQKQIDEDIEELYQELTAFVAQAGEQSNISVTKDGGKIYISFNQVVFFDGDSPVLKEEAKPILDTVSEMLSNAAESIDEVRVLGHTAQANPKRPNNVETDRTLASQRATNVVIYVQEHSEVDPARLVSEGIGQWRPVATNDTVEGRAQNRRVEMIVSGRDLEQELQGGILQYTTE from the coding sequence ATGACCGATGGGGAGAGAGGGAAGGCAGCCTTGAAAAATCTAAAGGGAAAAAAGAATCGGGGCGGAGGAGCCAACTGGATGGATACCTATGGCGATATGGTGACGCTCCTGCTCTGCTTTTTTGTACTCCTCTACTCCATGTCAACCATCAGCGAAGAAAATTGGAAGGCGCTTGTGATGAGCTTTAATCCATTGGCAACGGAGACGCTGACTGTCACCCCCGGGGGAGACGGGCCCAACGCAGACGCCGACGAGGCGGGCGGACCTGTGGATCTCCAGAAGCAAATCGACGAGGATATTGAGGAACTCTATCAGGAGCTGACAGCATTTGTCGCACAGGCGGGGGAACAGAGCAACATCTCCGTCACAAAGGATGGCGGGAAAATTTATATCTCCTTCAACCAGGTGGTGTTCTTTGACGGTGACAGCCCTGTTTTGAAGGAGGAGGCAAAACCGATCTTGGATACAGTCAGCGAGATGCTCAGCAATGCGGCGGAGTCCATTGATGAAGTGCGGGTGCTGGGACACACGGCGCAGGCAAATCCGAAGCGGCCAAACAACGTGGAAACAGACCGCACCCTGGCAAGCCAGCGGGCAACCAATGTGGTGATTTATGTCCAGGAGCACAGCGAAGTTGACCCGGCGCGGTTAGTCAGCGAGGGAATTGGTCAGTGGCGGCCCGTGGCCACCAATGATACTGTCGAAGGGCGGGCTCAGAACCGCCGTGTGGAAATGATTGTAAGCGGCCGAGACCTGGAGCAAGAGCTGCAGGGCGGCATTTTGCAGTACACAACCGAATGA